A portion of the Glycine max cultivar Williams 82 chromosome 10, Glycine_max_v4.0, whole genome shotgun sequence genome contains these proteins:
- the LOC100782226 gene encoding uncharacterized protein: MDSKSSKLHGLSGSIAQRVFFRALFLASAVSLIALIRFLPAVDLESLTPKTYVDCVIDDSDSLSENTTLTAGSYLFQSRILNTFWGSFDSMNCKNDTSLASTIITILKGKRLLNFGAKSLCVGEGSNVIVSAMQRLGFSSVIGLHKHPFFSLNKKKIACRFEYDDSTFDFVFSKDVVDKVSVPALLVLEVERILKPGGIGALLVGSSSSSSSSVSSLLRSSNVVHVGHVNELSLVVFKKRSIFYNHVLPEDCASVQFTKPLVKLMEPLVEERVRKDVKYEKKSVSYLPKFVDVSNKKRLVYIDIGVKELVNANVNVNVTDWFPPSYPIDQKAFSVYFVHYNASVLLSYVKRPRVTFIYHPGLAGNIAHKSGVDGGMEPFLGEEEFDFLVWFMETVQHADFVVLKMNAGEAEIKFLSDIFENGAICSVDELFLSCSESGNGESETMSSRERCMDIYKGLRSNGVYVHQWWNAKLHQGA, encoded by the coding sequence ATGGATTCTAAGAGCTCCAAACTCCACGGGCTGAGCGGCTCCATAGCTCAACGCGTTTTCTTCCGCGCGTTATTCCTCGCCTCCGCTGTTTCCCTCATTGCCCTGATTCGCTTCCTCCCCGCCGTCGATTTGGAATCTTTGACTCCCAAGACCTACGTTGACTGCGTCATTGACGACTCAGATTCGCTCTCCGAAAACACCACCTTAACCGCCGGCTCCTACTTGTTCCAGAGCCGCATCCTCAACACCTTCTGGGGCTCCTTCGACTCCATGAACTGCAAAAACGACACGAGTTTAGCTTCCACCATCATCACCATTCTAAAGGGTAAACGACTCTTGAACTTCGGAGCTAAAAGCCTCTGCGTTGGAGAAGGGTCTAATGTAATTGTCTCCGCAATGCAAAGGTTGGGATTCTCCAGTGTTATTGGTCTCCACAAGCACCCTTTTTTCTCcctcaacaaaaagaaaatcgcGTGCCGCTTTGAGTACGATGATTCCACATTCGACTTCGTGTTCTCCAAGGATGTTGTTGACAAGGTTTCTGTTCCTGCGTTGCTGGTTCTTGAGGTCGAGCGTATTCTCAAGCCTGGTGGAATCGGTGCCTTGCTTGTtggctcttcttcttcttcttcttcctcagtgTCTTCATTGTTGAGATCTTCCAACGTGGTGCATGTTGGTCATGTCAATGAGCTTAGCCTTgtggttttcaagaaaagatCTATTTTTTATAACCATGTGCTTCCAGAAGATTGTGCAAGTGTTCAATTCACCAAGCCTTTGGTGAAACTAATGGAGCCTCTTGTGGAGGAAAGAGTAAGAAAAGATGTCAAGTATGAGAAAAAAAGTGTCTCCTATTTGCCTAAGTTTGTGGATGTTTCTAATAAGAAGAGGTTGGTGTATATTGATATTGGGGTGAAAGAGTTGGTGAATGCAAATGTTAACGTTAACGTTACTGATTGGTTCCCACCATCTTATCCCATTGATCAGAAGGCTttcagtgtttattttgttCATTACAACGCTTCTGTGTTGTTGTCCTATGTGAAACGGCCTCGTGTCACGTTTATTTATCATCCGGGTTTGGCTGGGAATATTGCACACAAGAGTGGTGTGGATGGAGGAATGGAACCTTTTTTGGGTGAGGAAGAGTTTGATTTCCTAGTGTGGTTCATGGAAACTGTGCAGCATGCTGATTTTGTGGTTCTGAAGATGAATGCTGGGGAAGCTGAAATAAAATTCCTATCGGATATATTTGAGAATGGAGCTATATGCTCTGTTGATGAGTTGTTTCTTAGTTGCTCGGAGAGTGGAAATGGTGAAAGCGAAACTATGAGCAGCAGGGAACGATGCATGGATATTTACAAAGGTCTCAGAAGCAATGGTGTGTATGTTCATCAATGGTGGAATGCAAAATTGCATCAAGGGGCTTAA